From a single Eleginops maclovinus isolate JMC-PN-2008 ecotype Puerto Natales chromosome 2, JC_Emac_rtc_rv5, whole genome shotgun sequence genomic region:
- the pik3c2g gene encoding phosphatidylinositol 3-kinase C2 domain-containing subunit gamma, giving the protein MDPTQKRNGPIQRQDACVSDLPMPLVADDDIYECVEDSPCETILNGLIIKPTESQPKPPCLPRGQGPGGPGNTDHQSTNGPAPVTRPLPPLPLRTRFPSDCLPVNQASVLPPLPLPRIHLPLSKTKKQSCVEFLPPPQKLNRSKTEIDNHDPWAITVTDTPEGSTKTLASFSSATSKLMTRYRHTDSVHNSGVVWSRVRQIHPALLQQVEVTVSVATEWGTHQLPVPTKVNRTVKTLIDEIFQLLDLTPSTNGQHYLKLCDSDEYLHNEELLGVHETIQIYSKLQLEVPLRLLHENSQRHRLCRDGEDDAAPCQLYQLLRPGCVFNTCKLSLQNVLTSYNREVTELMRLKSGMNVNVLVDCVRSISNLLGGLTCPELEDTIGRLNRISPITLSPDDRSECETAMIMLHQALLKVLQIFFDNFHSDFRGQEVTRNFQILDVEKNHEILQFNISALYKLQTNWLTNYESFSVSCELTYRGTKICDTGISENISTALSYGHKIHCDRMMVFPVPVNELPYESMLTFRLKGSKRGKNPELLGWAVHPLFSNRTLVMGTVLLSMSTLSELLAAPSPALFDSHRQASEVILQLEFHNQFEWKYQRPIALPGSILFTHPCEDLQKKMLEVSKKHCLCFLTKNETAFLWSKRHCSDKASTFLHLLLGGAPRWQPEDLTEIYTIVENWPLHLPEEALYLLSDSFHDQTVRRTAVQYFDQIPDGELEEFLPQLVQALKSEWELDGPLVMLLLERSLKNIRIAQQLYWLLEDAHTDPYFQSWFSKVQAALRHGCGRAVRQELEQETRLVSVLVQVADKVRTADKARRKNVLNKEKEKINDFFKDGISCCLPLDPAVRLKALNMDACTFYNSNAAPLGISFICSDPLAKNISVICKTGDNLRQDMLVLQIVRVMDRVWLEEGLDLGMITYRCLSTGQAQGLVEVVPDAVTLGKIQQEFGLGGTLREDTLEKWFHVWNKTKDDYEKAVLNFIHSCAGWCVATFILGICDRHNDNIMMRHSGHMFHIDFGKIMGNAQKFVNFKRDRSPFIFTSEMQHFITGGGLKPQRLHRFVELCCEAYNIIRKRSALILSLLELMLPAGMPELKDLNDLQYVQNNLRPHDTDLEATSYFTKKIKESMGCVAVKFNFFTHTMAQGKKPDLTARHSIPATSTNIQEAVIEGYRTKGKDVVYELRVNIHDGYLNSNMTFGEFELIHKQLQKHFIESMLPQFPRWFNMSFTPGRKMSQLNKYLKQLFEGPCRGNEFVCSLFLDGPNTDQQSAVTGARPQIQLKISYSKNCKLSVLVKHLKNVKLANGSNPDAYVVTCLRPDPQQSTKKKTKVVRNNDNPTFNELIEYQDLPLLDGMVLEVTVKSKKHFVGATNIRLDEKMLDQETWFPLGNCAI; this is encoded by the exons atgGATCCTACTCAAAAGCGAAATGGACCAATCCAGAGACAGGATGCTTGTGTCAGTGACCTCCCCATGCCTCTCGTTGCTGATGATGATATTTACGAGTGTGTGGAAGACAGTCCGTGTGAGACCATCTTGAATGGGCTCATCATAAAACCAACTGAATCCCAGCCCAAACCTCCATGCCTTCCCAGGGGGCAGGGGCCAGGAGGACCGGGGAATACGGACCACCAAAGCACAAATGGACCTGCCCCAGTCACTcgccctctccctccccttcccctcAGAACCAGGTTTCCTAGTGATTGTTTGCCAGTCAACCAAGCCAGTGTACTACCCCCTCTTCCCCTCCCAAGGATACACTTACCCCTCAGCAAAACCAAAAAGCAGAGCTGCGTTGAATTCCTGCCCCCTCCTCAAAAACTGAATCGTTCCAAGACGGAAATAGACAATCAT GACCCATGGGCCATCACAGTAACGGACACCCCAGAAGGCAGCACCAAGACCCTGGCCTCTTTTTCTTCGGCAACTTCCAA ACTGATGACACGGTACAGGCACACAGACAGCGTTCATAACTCCGGTGTGGTCTGGAGTCGTGTGCGGCAGATCCACCCGGCGCTGCTGCAGCAGGTGGAGGTGACAGTCAGCGTGGCAACTGAGTGGGGAACTCACCAGCTGCCCGTCCCCACCAAAG TGAACAGGACAGTGAAGACTCTGATTGATGAAATCTTCCAGCTGCTGGACCTCACTCCCAGCACCAATGGGCAGCATTATTTAAAACTGTGTGACTCCGATGAGTATCTCCACAA TGAAGAACTGCTGGGTGTGCACGAGACTATTCAGATCTACTCCAAGCTTCAACTAGAGGTGCCCCTCCGATTGCTTCATGAGAACAGCCAGAGACACCGTCTGTGCCGAGAT GGGGAGGATGACGCAGCCCCATGCCAGCTGTACCAGCTCCTGCGCCCCGGCTGTGTCTTCAACACCTGCAA GTTGAGCCTGCAGAATGTGCTCACTAGCTACAACAGAGAGGTGACAGAGCTAATGAGGCTTAAG TCTGGGATGAACGTTAATGTGCTTGTGGACTGCGTTCGCTCCATTAGCAATCTGCTGGGTGGGCTCACGTGTCCGGAGCTGGAGGATACTATTGGCAGGCTCAACAGAATCAGTCCCATAACTCTG AGTCCTGATGACAGGTCTGAATGTGAAACTG CTATGATCATGCTGCACCAGGCGCTGCTAAAAGTGCTGCAGATCTTTTTTGACAACTTCCATTCAGACTTCAGAGGTCAGGAAGTAACCAGGAACTTTCAAATACTTGACGTTGAGAAGAACCATGAAATCCTCCAGTTTAATATCTCCGCTCTCTACAAACTGCAGACCAACTGGTTGACCAA ttATGAGAGCTTCTCTGTTTCCTGTGAGTTGACGTACAGGGGAACAAAGATCTGTGACACAGGCATTTCAGAAAACATCAGCACCGCTTTGTCTTACGGACACAAGATCCACTGTGACCGCAT GATGGTGTTTCCTGTTCCAGTGAATGAGTTGCCATATGAGAGCATGTTGACGTTTCGCCTCAAGGGCTCCAAGCGGGGCAAGAACCCCGAGTTGTTAGGCTGGGCTGTACATCCTCTGTTCAGCAACAG GACTCTGGTAATGGGGACTGTTCTGCTCAGTATGTCCACACTGAGCGAGCTGCTTGCCGCTCCCTCCCCCGCTCTGTTTGACAGCCACAGACAAGCCAGCGAGGTTATTCTGCAG CTCGAGTTTCACAATCAGTTTGAGTGGAAGTATCAGAGGCCCATCGCGCTCCCCGGTTCAATCCTCTTTACTCATCCTTGTGAGGACttgcaaaagaaaatgctgGAAGTGTCTAAGAAGCACTGCCTCTGCTT TCTAACAAAAAATGAGACAGCTTTCCTCTGGAGTAAGCGTCACTGCAGTGACAAAGCAAGTACTttcctccacctgctgctgggTGGGGCCCCCCGATGGCAGCCTGAAGACTTGACAGAAATCTATACTATTGTAGAGAACTGGCCCCTGCATCTGCCTGAGGAGGCCCTCTACCTGCTCAGTGACAG ttttcatgATCAGACTGTGCGGAGGACTGCAGTTCAGTACTTTGATCAGATACCAGATGGTGAGCTAGAGGAGTTTCTGCCACAGTTGGTCCAG GCTCTGAAGAGTGAGTGGGAGTTGGATGGACCTCTGGTCATGCTGCTGTTGGAGAGATCACTGAAGAACATACGGATTGCCCAGCAACTCTACTG GCTACTGGAGGATGCCCACACTGACCCGTACTTCCAGAGCTGGTTCAGTAAGGTGCAGGCTGCCCTGCGGCACGGCTGCGGCCGCGCTGTGAGGcaggagctggagcaggagacCCGCCTGGTGTCTGTGCTCGTGCAGGTGGCTGACAAAGTTCGCACGGCCGATAAGGCTCGACGTAAG aatgttttaaacaaagagaaggaaaagatTAATGACTTCTTCAAAGATGGAATCAGCTGTTGTTTGCCACTGGATCCTGCAGTCCGTTTAAAGGCCTTGAACATGGAT GCCTGTACGTTCTACAACTCCAATGCTGCTCCTCTGGGGATCTCATTCATCTGCTCTGACCCTCTGGCTAAGAATATCAGTGTCATCTGCAAG ACAGGAGATAACCTGCGTCAGGACATGCTGGTGCTCCAGATAGTCCGTGTGATGGACAGAGTTTGGCTCGAGGAGGGTCTGGACCTGGGAATGATCACCTATAGGTGTCTTTCTACAGGCCAAGCTCAGG GCCTGGTGGAAGTGGTTCCAGACGCAGTGACCCTCGGGAAGATTCAGCAGGAGTTTGGTCTGGGGGGAACACTTCGAGAAGACACACTAGAGAAATGGTTTCACGTGTGGAACAAGACTAAAGACGACTATGAAAAG GCTGTGTTAAACTTCATCCACTCGTGTGCAGGGTGGTGCGTGGCCACCTTCATCCTGGGGATCTGTGACCGCCACAATGACAACATCATGATGAGACACAGTGGACACATGTTTCACATCGACTTTGGCAAGATAATGGGCAACGCACAGAAGTTTGTGAACTTTAAAAG GGACCGATCACCATTCATCTTCACATCTGAGATGCAGCACTTCATCACAGGCGGGGGGCTGAAGCCTCAGCGCTTGCATCGCTTTGTGGAGCTCTGCTGTGAAGCCTACAACATAATCAGAAAACGCTCTGCACTCATACTCAGCTTGTTGGAGCTG ATGCTACCTGCAGGCATGCCAGAACTGAAGGACTTGAATGACCTGCAGTATGTCCAGAACAACCTCAGACCTCATGACACGGACCTGGAGGCCACATCCTACTTCACAAA GAAGATCAAGGAAAGCATGGGCTGTGTTGCAGTCAAGTTCaacttcttcacacacaccatGGCTCAAGGAAAGAAACCAGATCTGACAGCCCGGCACAGCATCCCTGCTACCAGCACCAACATCCAAGAAGCTGTCATCGAGGGATACAGAACCAAGGGAAAAGATGTG GTGTATGAACTGAGAGTAAACATTCATGATGGTTATCTGAACAGTAACATGACATTCGGCGAGTTTGAGCTCATCCATaagcagctgcagaaacacttCATTGAATCTATGCTGCCTCA GTTTCCTAGATGGTTTAATATGTCATTCACCCCGGGCAGGAAGATGTCACAGCTGAATAAATACCTGAAGCAGCTATTTGAGGGACCCTGCAGGGGG AATGAATTTGTGTGCAGCTTGTTCCTGGATGGCCCCAACACAGACCAACAAAGTGCAGTTACAG GAGCCCGTCCGCAGATCCAGCTCAAGATTTCTTACTCTAAGAACTGTAAGCTCTCGGTCTTGGTAAAGCACCTGAAGAACGTG AAGCTGGCAAACGGCTCCAACCCTGACGCCTATGTGGTTACTTGTCTGAGACCGGACCCTCAGCAGAGCACCAAGAAGAAGACAAAGGTGGTCCGCAATAATGACAATCCCACCTTCAATGAACTG ATAGAGTACCAGGATCTCCCACTGCTGGATGGGATGGTGCTGGAAGTGACAGTGAAGAGCAAGAAGCATTTTGTGGGCGCAACCAACATTAGACTGGATGAGAAGATGCTTGACCAGGAGACCTGGTTTCCCCTCGGGAACTGTGCAATCTGA
- the LOC134882925 gene encoding protein Bouncer-like, giving the protein MGSQTKSSLDLLGTCWFLSSILLAAALVLPALSLDSLLCNFCPLQHKGKSCPDISSQCLPDQRCSSSKGHFGSLHVLSAQGCVDAELCGSHKMDFFRGVKYNVSHTCCCKDKCNSRANTDTNLKKLLGMLADKLHYPNITSVLREEPWDSCANYTSSKTLLTNKT; this is encoded by the exons ATGGGATCACAAACAAAGAGCAG TCTGGATCTGTTGGGGACATGCTGGTTCCTGTCCTCCATCCTGTTGGCTGCAGCTCTGGTGCTCCCCGCTCTGAGTCTGGACAGCCTGCTGTGTAACTTCTGTCCTCTGCAGCACAAAGGCAAGTCCTGTCCCGACATCAGCAGCCAGTGTCTGCCTGATCAGCGCTGCTCCAGCTCCAAAGGACACTTCGGCTCCCTCCACGTCCTCTCTGCTCAGGGATGCGTGGACGCTGAACTCTGTGGCTCCCATAAGATGGACTTTTTTCGAGGGGTCAAGTACAACGTCAGTCACACCTGCTGCTGCAAGGACAAATGTAACAGCCGGGCAAACACTGACACTAACCTGAAGAAGCTACTGGGGATGCTCGCAGACAAACTACATTACCCTAACATCACCAGTGTTCTTAGAGAGGAGCCTTGGGATTCATGTGCAAATTACACATCTTCAAAAACCTTACTTACCAATAAAACCTAA
- the LOC134882911 gene encoding small integral membrane protein 29-like has translation MDEEKQEMHFNHTTPHISPSQKTKPGSPGYFALIPIVLLILIGCAVAMVYYFRRKSRLDELRHRMIPLYTYDAAEEQDQWDDADREEDEELAEPLYKKGKLSFSSEYGL, from the exons ATGGACGAGGAGAAGCAAGAAATGCATTTCAACCACACAACTCCCCACATTTCACCCTCCCAAAAAACCAAACCTGGATCTCCTGGGTACTTTGCACTCATCCCAATTGTACTGCTCATATTGATTGGATGTGCGGTGGCAATG GTTTATTATTTCAGAAGAAAGTCAAG ATTAGATGAGCTACGTCACAGGATGATTCCTCTGTACACCTACGACGCCGCAGAGGAGCAGGACCAATGGGATGACGCTGACagggaggaagacgaggagcTGGCT GAACCTTTATACAAGAAGGGGAAGCTGTCCTTTTCATCTGAATATGGATTATGA
- the bncr gene encoding protein Bouncer, whose protein sequence is MCRPNMSQLLQAPALWIYLLLPSLLCENMRCYYSPILEKEEKFELIVTECPPDEMCFKAEGHYGNYSALSARGCMAKKTCSRVHEIRIKGIVYTMSYGCCDSPYCNTCPGVFVQPLFITLTLMTVAVMAGIL, encoded by the exons ATGTGCAG GCCGAACATGTCTCAGCTCCTGCAGGCTCCTGCTCTGTGGATCTACCTGCTCCTGCCCTCGCTGCTCTGTGAAAACATGCGCTGCTACTACAGCCCCATcctggagaaggaggagaaattTGAGCTCATCGTGACAGAGTGCCCGCCTGATGAGATGTGCTTTAAGGCAGAAGGTCACTACGGAAACTACAGCGCCCTGTCTGCCAGGGGCTGCATGGCAAAGAAGACCTGCAGCCGGGTGCACGAGATCCGCATCAAAGGAATCGTCTACACCATGAGCTACGGCTGCTGCGATTCACCGTACTGTAACACCTGCCCTGGGGTCTTCGTCCAACCTCTCTTCATCACACTTACACTTATGACTGTAGCTGTGATGGCCGGCA